CGAGATTGGTGTAGTACACCGGACGGAAGATGACGATATTCTGGCTGAGATTGAAATCGGTGGAAACGACCTGGTCATCGTTCTTGAGGCGGTGGCCGGTGATGTGCTGCAGGTAGGTGCAGAACAGCATACTGCCGGCCGGCAGCGGGATGTAGTCACGGGGATCGGCCGATCGGGCCAGATCCGGCACCAAAAAAGCGCTCAGCAGAACGCTGATGATCAACAATCTTTTCATGTCCCTGCCTCCTGGATGAAAATGAAATTCCGGGGGCGACCCCTGTCGCCCCCGAAGCACGGGTGATTACATGGCCGCCCGGTACAGGGCCATGATTTCATCGATGCTGATCAAGCGCGGATTGGTCAGACAGCAGACATCCTTCGAAGCGTTTTGCGCCAGAATCGGGATATCGTCTTCCTTGACACCCAGCTCACCCAGGCCGGCGGGAATGCCGACATCCGCCGACAGCCGCCGCATGGCCGCGATGGCCTTTTGGCCGGCATCCATGACGGACAGGCCGGTCACGTTCTCGCCCATGGCGACGGCGATGTCCCGGAACCGCTCGGGACAGGCGATGAGATTGTACTGTTCGACCACCGGCAGCAGCACGGCATTGCATACCCCGTGTGGCAGATTGTAAAAGCCGCCAAGCTGATGCGCCATGGCATGCACGTGGCCGATGAAGGCGTTGTTGAAGGCCATGCCGGCCAGGTATTCGGCAAAGGCCATGCCTTCGCGGGCTTCGAGGTCCTGGCCGTTGGCCACGGCCTTGCGCAGCCACTTGGCGATCAGTTCGATGGCCTGCAGACCGCAGGCGTCGGTGGCCGGAGTGGCCATGATCGAAACATAGGCCTCCACGGCGTGGGTCAGGGCGTCCATGCCCGTGGCGGCGGTCAATGCCGGGGGCAGACCGACCATGAGCAGGGGGTCGTTGATGGCGACCGTGGGAGTGATCTGGGCGCCGCCAATGGCCATCTTGACGTGGTTGTCGGTATTGGTGATGACGCAGAAAAAGGTCATCTCGCTGCCGGTGCCGGCCGTGGTGTTGATGGCGATCTTGGGCGGGGTCGGTTTGGCGATCTTGCCGACGCCCTCGTAATCGCGGATCGAGCCACCGTTGGTGGCCACCACGCCGATGGCCTTGGCGCAGTCATGGGAGCTGCCGCCGCCCAGGGATACGATCAGATCGCAGCCGTTGTCCCGGTAGACTTTGAGGCCGGCTTCCACATTTTTGTCGGTCGGGTTGGGTTCGGCACCATCGAACACGACCACCTGCAGACCGGCTTCTTCCAGGTTGGCCTGGATGTCGCCCGCCATGCCGAGCTTGACCAGCCCCTTGTCGGTGACCAGCAGGGCCTTTTTGCCGCCGGCCTTTTTCGCTTCGGCGCCGGCCTGTTTGGCGGCGCCTACGCCCAGCAGGCTGACCGTGGGAATATTGAAAACGAACGTCTGTTCTGCAAGAGCCCTCATATCTTCCTCTCTTTCCTGAAATCGCAACGGGAATATTTACATCGCCTTTTTGTACAACTCGATAATGTCTGCAACCTTCACAGTGCGGGGATTGAACAGGGTGCAGACGTCTTTCATGGCGTTTTCGGCCATGACGGGAATATCCTTTTCGGTCACGCCGATGGCGGCCAGACCTTTGGGAATACCGATGTCCCTGGACAGGCGACGGATAGCGGCGACGGCCTGTTCGGCCGCTTCCATGGTGGTGAGACCCTCGATGTTTTCGCCCAGAAGTTCGGCAACTTTGGCGTATTTTTCGGCGTTGGCGATAAGGTTGAATTCACATACCACCGGCAGGCAGATGGCGTTGCACACCCCGTGCGGCTTGCCCAGCAGACTGCCCGGCTGATGAGCCATGGAATGTACGATGCCCAGACCGGCGCTGTTGAAAGCCATGCCGGCCAGGTATTCGGCGTAGGCCATGGCGTCGCGCGCTTCCAGGTCGGTGCCATTGGCCACGGCCTTGCGCAGCCACTTGCCGATCAGTCTTATGGCCTGCATGGCCAGGCAGTCCGTGACCGGGTTGGACAGCAAGGTGGTGACATAGGCTTCCACGGCGTGGGTCAGGGCGTCCATGCCGGTGGCGGCGGTCAGCGATGATGGCAGACCGACCATCAGGCCCGGATCGTTGACAGCCACGTCGGCGGTCAGACGGGCATCGCAGAACACCATTTTGACCTTGGTGTCGGTGTTGGTGACCACCGCAAAGCGGGTCATCTCGCTGCCGGTACCGGCGGTGGTGTTGATGGCGATGTAGGGCGGCAGGTCGGCCTGCAGGGTATCGATGCCGGCCCAATCGCGGATGTCGCCGCCGCTGGTGGCCATGATGGCCATGCCCTTGCCGCAGTCGTGGGAGCTGCCGCCGCCCAGGGTGACGAGCAGGTCACAGCCGTTGTCCTGCCACACCTTGAGGCAGTCGCGCACGTTGAGATCGGTGGGATTCGGCTCGGCTCCGTCGAAGACGGTTACGCTCAGGCCGGCTTCCTCCAGGTAGCCCTTGATCTGGTCGGCGACCCCGATCCTGGCCAGACCGGCGTCGGTGACGATCAGGGCCTTGGTGCCGCCCAGCACCTTGGCCTGCTGACCAACCTGCTTGACCGCTCCCAGCCCCAGGAGACTGACCGTAGGCATATAGAATCCGTAAACCTTTTCTGCCATTGCTCCCATGATGCATTTCTCCTTCTGTTGTGTAACGGGTTAAAGAGAGCATGCGGACGGTGCCGGCATGCACATAACAACGAACCGCGGCTGCATCCTCCTCCACAAAGCCAACGGTGAATCCGCAACACACCAGAGCAGAGAACATACCAAGTATCGTAAACGGAAATTATGTTTTACTTTCAATATGTTGAATAAAATTCGCAGGCCTTGCGCAACCTTTTGGGGTGCAACGAATCCTGCAAATTTAGAACGATGTTTTTAGGGAATTGCCAGATGAAAACCAGAATAAAGCAGATTTGTCAGCGGCCAGCAAAGGGATGCGCAAGGGGATGCAAGAAAGATTGACAGAACAGAAAGATAAATTGAGGAACTATAATCCTCGGATAAAACGCCTTCTCAGCTTTATGCCGCAGCGATGCCACGGCACGGACTCACGACGAAATTCAACGCCCGTCAGGCGGCTCCTGACGTTTGAGGCGCTGGTTGAGAGCCTGCCGCGAGATCCCCAACAGGGTCGAGGCGACCCCTTGATTGCCTCTGGCCAGATCCATGGCGGCCATAATCAGCAGCCTGTCCATCTCCCTCAGGGTGGGAAACCGCCCGAACAGAGTGCGCAACCGTTCGGCGGCGGGCCGATCCCGATCCGGAGAGGGTAATTGCACGGTTTTTTCGCGGCAGATCACGCTTTTGAAGCTGTCCATGGACAGCACGCCGGACTGATGCCGGGCCACGGCATCATAAACCATGGCCTGCAGCTCCCGCACATTGCCCGGGAAGGCATAGCTGCCGAGCAAACGCGACAGTTCCGGATTGGAAACCGGCGGCTTCTTGTGAAATTCCCTGGCCGCCCTGGTGACGAAATAATCGAGCAGAACGGGGATGTCCTCGAGCCGCTCGCGCAGCGGCGGGATATGCACATGATGGGCGCAGAGCCGGTAATACAGGTCGCTGCGGAACTGCTCTTTGCTCATCATCTGCTGCAGATTCTTGTTGGTAGCCACCACCACGCGGGCGTCGCTCTTGCGCGGCACATCGGAACCGATGGGGTAGTACTCCCCCTCCTGCAACAGGCGCAGCAGTTTGACCTGAGAGGCTTCCCCGAGATCACCGATTTCGTCGAGAAACAGGGTGCCACCGGCAGCCTGGGATATCAGTCCTGCCCGCGGCCGGTCGGCGCCGGTAAACGCGCCGCGCTCGTGGCCGAACAGGGTATCGGAAAACAGGTTGTCATCCAACCCGGCGACATTGACGCATACCAGCTTGCCGGCAAGTCTGCTGAGCTGATGGATGGCGGTAGCGAACAGTTCCTTGCCAACACCGGTTTCGCCGGTTATGAGAATCGGCTGGCGGGAGCAGGCGATGACCTCCATGTAGCGGAAGATGGCGGTCATCTTCTTGCTGCAGGTAATGATCGGGGCGAACACTTCGGGGTGTTCGAGCTGATCCGAAAGCAGCTGTTCCTTGAGCAGATGCACTTCGTTGCGCAGGTTGCACAATTCCAGGATGCGCTGCACGCTGGTCACGAAGCGGGTTTT
This portion of the Syntrophotalea acetylenica genome encodes:
- a CDS encoding iron-containing alcohol dehydrogenase, with product MRALAEQTFVFNIPTVSLLGVGAAKQAGAEAKKAGGKKALLVTDKGLVKLGMAGDIQANLEEAGLQVVVFDGAEPNPTDKNVEAGLKVYRDNGCDLIVSLGGGSSHDCAKAIGVVATNGGSIRDYEGVGKIAKPTPPKIAINTTAGTGSEMTFFCVITNTDNHVKMAIGGAQITPTVAINDPLLMVGLPPALTAATGMDALTHAVEAYVSIMATPATDACGLQAIELIAKWLRKAVANGQDLEAREGMAFAEYLAGMAFNNAFIGHVHAMAHQLGGFYNLPHGVCNAVLLPVVEQYNLIACPERFRDIAVAMGENVTGLSVMDAGQKAIAAMRRLSADVGIPAGLGELGVKEDDIPILAQNASKDVCCLTNPRLISIDEIMALYRAAM
- a CDS encoding iron-containing alcohol dehydrogenase, producing MGAMAEKVYGFYMPTVSLLGLGAVKQVGQQAKVLGGTKALIVTDAGLARIGVADQIKGYLEEAGLSVTVFDGAEPNPTDLNVRDCLKVWQDNGCDLLVTLGGGSSHDCGKGMAIMATSGGDIRDWAGIDTLQADLPPYIAINTTAGTGSEMTRFAVVTNTDTKVKMVFCDARLTADVAVNDPGLMVGLPSSLTAATGMDALTHAVEAYVTTLLSNPVTDCLAMQAIRLIGKWLRKAVANGTDLEARDAMAYAEYLAGMAFNSAGLGIVHSMAHQPGSLLGKPHGVCNAICLPVVCEFNLIANAEKYAKVAELLGENIEGLTTMEAAEQAVAAIRRLSRDIGIPKGLAAIGVTEKDIPVMAENAMKDVCTLFNPRTVKVADIIELYKKAM
- a CDS encoding sigma-54-dependent transcriptional regulator, with the protein product MVPGCDTLPVLLVDDEPNILFSSRTILRSAGIREVETCDDSRLVMPLLAKRNFGVIVLDLFMPHVSGQELLIDICRKYPHIPVLIMTASDELELAVQCMKSGAHDYLVKPVDKTRFVTSVQRILELCNLRNEVHLLKEQLLSDQLEHPEVFAPIITCSKKMTAIFRYMEVIACSRQPILITGETGVGKELFATAIHQLSRLAGKLVCVNVAGLDDNLFSDTLFGHERGAFTGADRPRAGLISQAAGGTLFLDEIGDLGEASQVKLLRLLQEGEYYPIGSDVPRKSDARVVVATNKNLQQMMSKEQFRSDLYYRLCAHHVHIPPLRERLEDIPVLLDYFVTRAAREFHKKPPVSNPELSRLLGSYAFPGNVRELQAMVYDAVARHQSGVLSMDSFKSVICREKTVQLPSPDRDRPAAERLRTLFGRFPTLREMDRLLIMAAMDLARGNQGVASTLLGISRQALNQRLKRQEPPDGR